Proteins encoded within one genomic window of Cumulibacter soli:
- a CDS encoding ABC transporter permease has product MATFLEFAVLGLGLAAVYIGLGTGLQLVYRATGIVNFAQGAMGMWGAYVYAQLQKNGELVLPFATFELDDPGVSLSLLIALVVAVVLGILAHYLVFRPVRRAPALAQVVVSIGLMVILQALATIQFGPNHLNVDAILPRGSIELFGANLATPELIMTAIMLVLAALVWAYFRFTYWGAATRAASENERGAILMGFSPDRLSLIALIMSTLISTVGVVLASSLTGLSPTNYALMVVPALAVFLAARLESIAVICVGAIVLGVFQSEIGLLATKDWWPTWAKSGLDQVIPFVAVMVILVIFGGRLPARGSLASIRLPDVHVPRFRIVPAATLFVVAGALIFIFDSTYRFAFTFSLIMGLLALSYVLITGYLGQISLAQLAFAGTAGFALSKITTNWGLPFPIAIVISALLASAVGLIVALPAFRIRGVQLAIVTLAAALAIERFVFGNYSLTPVQGNPIADPVLFGIDFSVRTGRELSRPIFSLLVLVVLTIMIVIFVCLARGDTGRSFLAVRANERAAASAGINVRRTKAIGFAVSAFFAGIAGCLIGYSVGQLSAESFSVMVGIQLLAVAYLGGITSFGGALVAGMLAPLGLIYTALHSWFEMGDYYPLITGIGLVVTAILNPVGIAGEFGKQVAWVGSRFRRNHDGDDATAPEANKNEEPAHV; this is encoded by the coding sequence GGGCTGCAACTGGTGTATCGAGCCACGGGAATCGTCAATTTCGCCCAGGGTGCGATGGGCATGTGGGGCGCGTATGTATACGCGCAGTTGCAGAAAAACGGCGAGCTCGTGCTCCCATTCGCTACGTTCGAGTTGGACGACCCGGGCGTCTCCCTGTCGCTGCTGATCGCGCTCGTCGTGGCAGTCGTGCTCGGCATACTGGCGCATTACCTAGTGTTTCGACCGGTACGGCGAGCACCTGCGCTCGCTCAGGTCGTCGTCTCCATCGGGCTCATGGTAATTCTGCAGGCATTGGCGACTATCCAGTTCGGCCCGAATCACCTCAACGTGGACGCCATACTGCCGCGCGGGTCGATCGAGTTATTCGGCGCCAACCTCGCCACACCGGAACTCATCATGACCGCGATCATGCTGGTTCTCGCCGCGCTCGTCTGGGCATACTTCCGGTTCACATACTGGGGTGCAGCCACGCGAGCAGCATCCGAGAACGAGCGCGGCGCGATTCTGATGGGCTTCTCACCAGACCGCCTCAGCCTCATCGCGCTGATCATGTCGACCCTGATCAGCACGGTCGGCGTGGTCTTAGCCAGTTCGCTCACCGGGCTCAGCCCAACGAACTACGCCCTCATGGTGGTGCCGGCACTCGCCGTATTCCTGGCCGCCCGCCTGGAGTCGATCGCAGTAATCTGCGTCGGCGCGATCGTGCTCGGCGTGTTTCAGTCGGAGATCGGTCTTCTTGCCACTAAAGATTGGTGGCCGACCTGGGCGAAGTCCGGTCTCGACCAGGTTATTCCGTTTGTTGCCGTGATGGTCATCTTGGTCATCTTCGGCGGTCGTCTACCGGCGCGCGGGTCACTCGCCTCGATCCGGCTGCCCGACGTGCATGTCCCGCGGTTCAGGATCGTGCCTGCGGCAACTCTATTTGTCGTCGCAGGTGCACTCATCTTCATCTTCGATTCGACATACCGCTTCGCGTTCACCTTCTCCCTCATCATGGGACTGCTGGCTCTGTCGTACGTCCTGATCACCGGTTACCTGGGGCAGATTTCGCTCGCACAACTCGCCTTCGCCGGTACAGCAGGCTTCGCGTTGTCGAAGATTACGACGAACTGGGGCTTACCGTTCCCGATCGCGATCGTGATCAGTGCGCTACTGGCGTCCGCGGTAGGTCTAATCGTTGCCCTGCCGGCATTCAGAATCCGTGGCGTACAGCTGGCGATCGTGACGCTCGCCGCAGCGCTGGCCATCGAGCGGTTTGTGTTCGGCAATTACTCGTTGACGCCGGTTCAGGGGAATCCGATCGCCGATCCTGTCCTGTTTGGCATCGACTTCTCCGTACGCACCGGACGAGAGTTGAGTCGACCGATCTTCTCGCTACTCGTGCTCGTCGTACTCACGATAATGATCGTGATATTCGTCTGCCTCGCGCGCGGCGACACTGGCCGCTCATTCCTCGCTGTGCGGGCAAACGAGCGCGCCGCCGCATCCGCAGGCATCAACGTTCGCCGTACTAAGGCGATCGGGTTCGCCGTGTCGGCTTTCTTCGCCGGCATTGCTGGCTGCCTGATCGGTTACAGCGTCGGGCAACTATCCGCAGAGTCGTTCTCGGTGATGGTGGGTATCCAACTACTTGCCGTGGCTTATCTCGGCGGTATTACCTCGTTCGGTGGTGCGCTCGTCGCCGGCATGTTGGCTCCGCTCGGACTGATCTATACCGCCCTGCACAGTTGGTTCGAGATGGGCGACTACTATCCGCTGATTACCGGAATCGGCCTCGTCGTGACGGCGATTCTCAACCCCGTAGGCATCGCAGGCGAGTTCGGCAAACAGGTTGCGTGGGTAGGTTCCCGGTTCCGACGGAACCACGATGGCGATGATGCCACCGCCCCTGAGGCCAACAAGAACGAGGAGCCAGCCCATGTCTGA
- a CDS encoding ABC transporter ATP-binding protein, with protein sequence MSDVHATGLSTQNLTVQYGGVVANSDINLSVDIGQVVGLIGPNGAGKTTFVDAITGFTPCNGEILLGGRRLNDVPPHRRRELGLSRTWQAGELFGNLTVAENLLVAARPVGFRSLWRDLFARSSKADTEIVDKAIADVGLGSVRRSLARDLTLGQQKLVGVARALVGACSVALLDEPAAGLDTHESAEFAPRLRSIAERGRGVLLIDHDTSLVLDVCDVVYVLEFGKIIFSGSPDQARNDPAVLEAYLGVPTEDPS encoded by the coding sequence ATGTCTGACGTCCACGCCACCGGTCTCAGTACCCAAAATCTGACAGTGCAGTACGGCGGTGTCGTCGCGAACTCTGACATCAACCTCAGCGTTGACATCGGCCAAGTCGTTGGGCTGATCGGGCCAAACGGCGCCGGCAAGACAACGTTCGTCGATGCCATCACCGGCTTCACCCCGTGTAACGGCGAGATTCTGCTCGGTGGGCGGCGACTCAATGACGTTCCGCCGCATCGCCGGCGAGAATTGGGACTCAGTCGCACCTGGCAGGCAGGTGAGCTGTTCGGCAACCTGACTGTCGCTGAGAACCTGCTCGTTGCGGCCAGGCCAGTGGGCTTTCGATCGCTGTGGCGCGACTTATTCGCACGCAGTTCGAAAGCCGATACCGAGATCGTCGACAAAGCCATCGCCGACGTCGGCCTCGGATCGGTCCGACGCTCGCTGGCCCGCGATCTCACTCTCGGCCAGCAGAAATTGGTCGGCGTCGCGCGCGCGCTCGTTGGCGCATGCTCGGTGGCGCTGCTAGATGAGCCCGCTGCCGGACTCGACACCCATGAGAGCGCCGAGTTCGCTCCGCGACTGCGCAGCATCGCGGAGCGTGGACGCGGCGTACTACTAATCGATCACGACACCTCGCTCGTCCTTGATGTTTGCGACGTGGTCTATGTACTCGAGTTCGGCAAGATCATTTTCAGTGGCTCGCCCGATCAGGCCCGCAATGACCCTGCGGTGCTCGAGGCGTACCTGGGCGTGCCGACGGAGGATCCCTCATGA
- a CDS encoding ABC transporter ATP-binding protein, with the protein MSDVLLRAESLTAGYAGAPAVRDVNLEVRPGEVVAVLGPNGAGKTTTLLSLVGLLPLMSGSVTALGHPVLPNKSHLLARRGGLLVPDDRGLFPSLSVQAHLRLARSTPDLAREQEVLDRFPALADLRGRPAGLLSGGEQQMLTIAKALVAAPKLLLIDEMSLGLAPKIIQELLPLIRDLAKEEGIGVVLVEQHIDLVLQVADKGLILNHSHVVLEGPATDLRARRADVEAAYFGAGKYDVSDSEAAATTELGAADA; encoded by the coding sequence ATGAGTGACGTATTGCTACGAGCTGAATCGCTGACTGCTGGATACGCGGGAGCTCCTGCGGTACGTGACGTGAATCTCGAAGTACGCCCGGGAGAGGTAGTCGCAGTTCTAGGCCCGAACGGTGCCGGCAAAACAACGACGTTGTTGAGTCTGGTGGGCCTCTTGCCGCTGATGAGCGGTTCAGTAACCGCGCTCGGCCATCCGGTTTTACCGAACAAATCCCATCTGCTGGCTCGGCGCGGTGGCCTATTGGTGCCGGATGACCGCGGGTTGTTTCCGAGCCTCAGCGTGCAGGCTCATCTTCGACTCGCCCGTTCCACCCCTGACCTTGCTAGGGAGCAAGAGGTGCTCGACCGCTTTCCAGCCCTGGCGGATTTGCGCGGTCGACCCGCAGGATTGCTTTCGGGTGGCGAGCAGCAGATGCTGACAATCGCAAAAGCTCTTGTCGCTGCGCCGAAACTCTTATTGATCGACGAGATGAGCCTCGGACTCGCCCCCAAGATCATTCAGGAGTTGCTGCCGTTGATCCGCGATCTCGCCAAGGAGGAAGGTATCGGCGTAGTGCTCGTCGAACAACACATCGATCTGGTCCTTCAGGTCGCGGATAAAGGGCTCATCCTCAACCACAGCCACGTGGTGCTGGAAGGACCTGCCACCGACCTTCGTGCCCGACGGGCAGATGTCGAGGCAGCGTACTTTGGCGCCGGCAAGTACGACGTCTCTGATTCCGAAGCTGCAGCAACTACTGAACTGGGAGCCGCCGATGCATGA
- a CDS encoding class I adenylate-forming enzyme family protein, giving the protein MHDTTWPLAGILPYAARRFPKNRCFLNQEGHSRTFAEVHERVNRLANSLRDAGVKKGTRIALLDTDSMEYAEVLLACFTLGATYVPVNYRLATPEIANILGRARPSWLFVGQRYLAQGREVIDGFDFDCQIASLDGCTDIDVEGLIAQGSPSEVVVTVHDEDTVGIMFTSGTTGLPKGVVQSQGMQKRSLSMGWETYPRPGDVRYTASPMFHIAGWAIVFCQIATGATSLIVPQFDAQVTANAIRDGVLNGCFLVPTMMQAVLDQDEAPSGREQFDTMLYGSAPMPPSLLRRALERWPECNFWNMFGAGTESGLQTLLRPEDHRRALAGEDHLLASAGQPVLGVDLRILDDEGNPVPTGVVGNIAAKTDCVMDGYLDMPEKTREALHDGWFWGGDRGYFDAEGYLYLGGRSRDMIIRGGENIYVAEIEIVLTDWPTVIDAAVVGREDEKWGEVVIAFVEYEGEPPTAEELRELCRSRLASYKVPVEYHVLDRLPRNPTGKVRKNELVQSLI; this is encoded by the coding sequence ATGCATGACACCACCTGGCCACTCGCCGGAATTTTGCCGTACGCCGCACGACGCTTTCCCAAGAATCGGTGCTTCCTGAATCAAGAGGGACATAGCCGCACATTTGCCGAGGTACACGAACGCGTCAATCGGTTGGCAAACTCTCTACGGGATGCCGGTGTCAAGAAAGGGACTCGGATCGCGCTGCTGGATACCGATTCAATGGAGTACGCCGAAGTCCTGCTCGCTTGCTTCACACTCGGCGCCACGTACGTTCCGGTGAACTACCGGCTCGCGACGCCCGAGATCGCCAATATCCTCGGACGCGCTCGGCCGAGTTGGTTGTTCGTCGGCCAGCGATACCTAGCGCAAGGCAGGGAGGTCATCGACGGCTTCGACTTCGATTGTCAGATTGCTTCCTTGGATGGGTGCACCGACATCGACGTCGAAGGACTGATCGCCCAAGGCTCACCGTCTGAGGTGGTCGTTACTGTCCACGACGAAGACACGGTCGGGATCATGTTCACGAGCGGCACAACCGGACTGCCGAAAGGCGTTGTGCAATCGCAGGGTATGCAGAAGCGCTCGCTCAGCATGGGATGGGAAACCTACCCGCGACCCGGCGACGTCCGCTACACAGCATCGCCGATGTTTCACATTGCCGGGTGGGCCATCGTGTTCTGTCAGATTGCAACCGGGGCGACGTCACTGATCGTGCCGCAATTCGACGCGCAGGTGACCGCGAACGCGATTCGTGACGGCGTCTTGAACGGCTGCTTTCTTGTACCCACGATGATGCAAGCGGTACTGGATCAGGACGAGGCGCCGAGTGGTCGGGAGCAGTTCGACACGATGTTGTATGGGTCGGCACCGATGCCGCCGTCGTTGCTGCGCCGCGCACTTGAGCGCTGGCCGGAATGCAACTTCTGGAACATGTTTGGCGCCGGGACCGAATCGGGGCTGCAAACGCTGTTGCGACCCGAGGATCACCGACGCGCTCTCGCCGGCGAAGATCACCTTCTGGCTTCGGCAGGACAGCCCGTCCTTGGCGTCGACCTTCGGATCCTCGATGACGAGGGCAATCCGGTCCCCACCGGTGTGGTCGGGAACATTGCAGCAAAGACGGACTGTGTCATGGATGGCTACTTGGACATGCCGGAGAAGACCCGTGAAGCACTTCACGACGGTTGGTTCTGGGGCGGCGACCGAGGCTATTTCGACGCAGAAGGCTATCTGTACCTAGGTGGTCGCAGCCGTGACATGATCATCCGCGGGGGCGAAAACATCTATGTGGCTGAGATCGAGATCGTGCTTACCGACTGGCCTACTGTCATCGACGCCGCGGTGGTTGGCCGCGAGGACGAGAAATGGGGCGAGGTGGTGATTGCCTTTGTTGAGTACGAAGGCGAACCCCCTACTGCTGAGGAGTTGCGCGAGTTGTGCCGCTCGCGCCTGGCAAGTTACAAAGTGCCAGTCG